GAGGACGGCTACCGCGACAACGTCGTGGTCACCGCGGTCCCCGTCTGACCCGGGGCTGCCGCGGCCCGCGTCCAGCGCAGGCCCGCGTTCAGCGCGGGCCCGCGTTCAGCGCGGGCCCGTCCGCCACTCCTGGCCGACCCGCTCCTGCTCGTCGGTGATGGTGCGCACGATCCGCACCCACAGCACGAAGGAGACCGTCAGCACCGCCGTCCCGAGGAGGGCGGTCGGCCCCAGAGCGCCGACCGAGCTGCCGACCGGACCGCTGAACGGCACGAACGCCCCGGCGGCGTTCATGACGAGCGGGCCCCCGACCCAGGTGCCCCACCACCAGCCCAGCAGCGACCGGTCCACCGGGCCGCTGACCCGCCAGACGTCGCGGACCACCTGGTAGGGGAACCACAGCGACACGATCGGGACCACCCAGCCCAGCCAGACCCAGGCCGGGCCGTGCTGGTGCGGGGACCCCGGACGGATGGTCAGGGCGTTGGTGCGGGCGGTGCCCAGCCAGACGCTGGTGACGATCCAGGCGGCCAGCATCGGGAAGAAGGAGGCCGAGGAGACGGCGTCGTAGGGGGTGGAGACCCCCAGGGCGTCGTCGGCGGCGCGGTACCGCGCCGCCGCGGGGAAGGCCAGCAGGGTGGCCAGCCAGGAGACGGCCAGGTAGACCGCCGACAGCACCACCGTGGCCCTGGCCAGGCCGCCGACCGGCTGCAGCCGCGGCGTCCACACCTGGTGCGTCGCCGGGGCCGGCGGCCACGGCGGCTGCACCCGGTACGGCGGCTGCACCCGGTCCGCCGGTTGCGCCGGGTACGGCGACGGCTCCGGGTACGTCCGCGGCTCCGGGTACGGCCGCGGCTCCGCACCGGTCGGGTAGGTCGACCAGCCGCCCGCCCCGGTCGTGTCCCCGTCACCGCGGACGAAGTCCGGTCGCCCCTGGGGCTCGGACGGTTCCGGCGGCGGACCGGGGGGCACGGACATGGCAGCTCTTCTCGCGGTCAGCCGGGTGGTGCGGACAGCATGCCCGAGACGCGTCGACGACCTGGACTCAGGTCGTCCCCCGGGAGGAGCGGAGCGGGACGGGCGAGCGGGTGCGAGGGCGCCCCGAGGAGCCGGACGGCAGCCGGGGATCAGCCGCGCTCGCGGGCGACGAAGTCGCGGTAGAACTCACCGCTCCGCTTCACCGTCCGCTGCTGGGTCTCGTAGTCCACCCGGACGATGCCGAACCGGCGGTCGTAGCCGAAAGCCCACTCGAAGTTGTCCAGCAGGCTCCAGCAGAAGTAGCCCTTGAGCGGCAGCCCGCGGGCGACCGCCTCCCGGCACGCCTCGAGGTGGGCCTCGAGGTAGCGGCGCCGGTCCTCGTCCTCGACCCGGCCGTCGGGGCCCACCTCGTCGGGCCAGGCCGACCCGTTCTCGGTGACGTAGAGCGGCAGCCCCGGGGCCAGCGCGTGGACCTGGGCCAGCACGTCGACCAGCCCGTCGGGGTGGATCTCCCAGCCCATCTGCGTCTTCTCCGCGCCGGTGTCCACGGTGACCACGCGCTCGCTGCCCGGGGTCGGGGTGGGCAGCGAGGGGTCGCTGAACCGGCCGTCCTCGGGGGCGGCGACGGTGTGGGCGCTGTAGTAGTTGATCCCGATGAAGTCGATCGGCTCGGCGATGGTGGCGAGGTCGTCGGAGCGCTCGGCGAACCACTCCGTGGTGCCGGTGTCGGCCAGCACGTCCTCGGGGTAGGCACCGCGCAGCAGCGGGTCGAGGAAGAGCCGGTTGCCCAGCCCGTCGTAGCGGCGCGCGGCCTCCAGGTCGGCCTCGGAGTCCGACGCGGCCCGGACGGCGTGCAGGTTCAGCGTGATGCCGAGCGGGGCCTCGCCGCCGTCGGCCCGCATCGCCTGCACGGCCAGCCCGTGGCCGAGGAGCAGGTGGTGGGCCGCCTCCAGCGACCGGGTGCCCAGCTGCTGGCCCGGGGCGTGCACGCCGGCCGCGTAGCCCAGCAGCGCGGAGCACCACGGCTCGTTGAGGGTGATCCAGGACCCGATCACGTCCCCCAGCGCCTCGTGGGTGATCCGGGCGTACTCGGCGAAGGCCTCGGCGGTGCTCCGCGAGAGCCAGCCCCCGGCGTCCTCCAGCGGCTGGGGCAGGTCCCAGTGGTAGAGGGTCACGTAGGGCTGCACGCCGTGCTCCAGGCAGGTCTCGGCCACCCGGCGGTAGAAGTCCAGACCGGCCTGGTTCACCGCCCCGGTGCCCTCGGGGACGACCCGCGGCCAGGCGACGGAGAAGCGGTAGGCGTCCACCCCGAGGTCGGCCATGATCGCCACGTCCTCGGCGAAGCGGTGGTAGTGGTCGCAGGCCACGTCGCCGGTGTCGCCGTTCCACACCTTGCCGGGGGTGCGGGCGAAGGTGTCCCAGGTGCTCGGACGGCGCCCGTCCTCGGCGACGGCACCCTCGATCTGGTACGAGGCGGTGGCCGTGCCCCAGACGAAGTCAGCGGGGAAGGTGGTCATGGTGGTCCTCTCGGTGGGTCGTCCCTGGAGACGTGTACGGGGATGGCTCGGGGCTGCGGGACACGCCGCGGCACGCCGGCCGTGATCGCGACGACATACAGGCGGTCAGGGGGCGGGCGGGACTCAGCACGGGGCGGTGAGGCCGAGCTCGGCAGCGGTCTCCCGGAGCCGGTCGCGGTGCTCGGGGCCGACCGGGACGCCCTCGGCGCGGAACCGCCGCTCACGCTGGGCCTCCGGGCCGCCGGGGAGCAGGCTGGCGTCCAGACCGGGCAGCGGGGACAGCGCGCGCACGGCGCGGACGTAGGCGTCCATCTCGCGGCGGAAGTCGGCCGGGTCGGAGAACAGGTCGATCCGGAAGGAGATGACCAGCGACCCCTGGTTGGCCCCGGCCCACCGGCGCCGGGCCCGGGCCGGGTCCAGCGGGACACCGGCCAGCACCCCGCCCCAGGCCTGGCAGACCGCACCCAGGCCGATGGCGCGCAGCGCCAGGCCCGGGGCGTCCCTTGAGATCTGGTCGCGGTGCGGGCTGTCGTCGTACAGGTCGTGCATGGCGCCGAAGTCGAGCACCACGGGGTCCTCGTCCTGGGTCGGCGCGCTGAACGACATCGGTGAGCCGCCGCCCGCGGCGAAGACCGGGGAGCCGGGCTGCAGGTCGAGCTGGTGCCCGGAGGTGACGAAGGTCAGCAGGTCGTGCTCCAGCGTCATCCGGGAGTAGAGCCCGGCCGCCCCGAAGTGGCCGTGGTCGCGGGTGAGCAGCACCGCGATCCCCTGCTCCCGGGCCCGCTCGACCAGCAGCCGGGTGCCGAGGTGGGCGGCGAAGTAGCCCAGGCCGCCGTCGCCGTCGACCAGCAGGCTGGTGGGCGTCTCGCGCACGACCGCAGGCTCCGCGTCCGGGTTGAGGCGTCCCTCCCGGAGCAGCCGGGAGTAGGTGGTGAGCTGGGTGCTGCCGTGGGAGAAGACGCCGCGGCAGTCGTTGTCCACCAGCAGCCCGGCCAGCAGCGCGGCGTGCGCCGGGGAGAGCCCGGACGCCTCGCCCGCCTCGGTCACGAAGGTCTGCAGCACCGGGGCGGGGACGACGACGGCGTCGACGGGGGGCTCGTTCACGGACCGATCGAACCACGTCGGACGCGGGCGGTAGCGTCCAGGGCATGGACGTCCCCACCGTGACCATCGACCAGATCCCCGAGGACGCGCGCCTGCTGGACGTGCGCGAGGACGACGAGTGGGCGGCCGGCCACGCCGAGCGCGCCCAGCACCTGCCGATGACCGAGCTGGCCGAGCGCTACGGCGAGCTGCCCCCCGAGGAGGAGGTGTACGTGATCTGCCGCTCCGGCGGCCGGTCCGCGCGGGTGACCGCCTGGCTGAACCAGAACGGGTTCACCGCCACCAACGTGGCCGGCGGGATGGGTGAGTGGCAGGAGCGCGGGCTGCCCCTGGTCGGCGAGGGCGACACCCCGCACGTCATCTGACCTCGGGCCGGGGCCTCAGGCGGTGACGCCGAGGTGCTCGGCGAGCAGGCCGCGGAGCTGGTCGGCGTCGGCGAAGGGCCCGACGTGGGTGTGCACCAGCCGCCCGTCGGCGGTGACGAAGAAGGTCATCGGCGGGCCCAGCACGCGGAGCGGGACCTGGATCGCCCGCTCGTCGTCGACCAGGTGGGCGTAGCGCTGACCCGTGCCCGCGGCGAGGTCGACGGCGGCCAGCTTGTCGTTCTCCTGGTACAGCAGACCCAGGGTCAGCAGCTCGTCCTCGGTCTGCCCGGCCACCTCCGCCAGGTAGGGCGCCTCGGCGCGGCAGGGGGCGCACCAGGAGGCCCACACGTTCACCATCACCGGCTGTCCGCGGAGCCGGGACAGGTCCACCTCGCCGGCTCCGCCGAGGCAGGGCAGGGTGATCGCCGGCAGGCCGTCCTCGACCGGGGCGGCGGAGGCGTCCGTGGCCGGGCAGTCCGCGATGCCGGCCGCCACCCGGGCCGCGTCCACCTCCGCACCGTTGGAGCCGGGCGGTCCGGGGGCCACGGTGGGCGTGCCGGGCGGGTTGCTGCCCCGCTGCACCCCGGACGTGGTGCAGCCGGTGAGCAGCAGGGCCACGGCCAGCACCGCGCCGAGCAGACCGCCCAGCCGGACGCGACCCTGCCGCCGGTCCCCCGGCCGCACCCTCACCCCCGCGGCTCGCGGACGAGCTTCGCCGCCGCGGCCGGGTCGGTCGGGCCCTCGCCGAAGGAGGGGCACCAGCGGGCCAGCGGGCAGGCCCCGCAGGCGGGGTTGCGCGCGTGGCAGCGCCGCCGGCCGTGCCAGATCACGTGGTGGCACAGCATCGTCCAGTCCTTGCGGGGGAACAGCGCGGCCACCGCGTGCTCGATCTTCACCGGGTCGGTCTCGGCGGTCCAGCCGAAGCGGCCCACCAGCCGGGCGAAGTGGGTGTCGACGGTGATCCCGGGCACCCCGAAGGCGTTGCCCAGCACCACGTTGGCGGTCTTGCGCCCGACACCGGGCAGCGTCACCAGCTGCTCCAGCCGGCCGGGGACCTCCCCGTCGAAGTCGGCGACCAGCGCGGCCCCCAGCTTGATCAGCGCGGTGGACTTGGCGCGGAAGAAGCCGGTGGGCTTGATCAGCTCCTCCAGCTCGGCTTGGTCCGCGCCCGCGTAGGCGACGGCGTCGGGGTAGCGGGCGAACAACGTCGGGGTGACGGTGTTGACGCGCTTGTCGGTGGACTGCGCCGAGAGGACCGTGGCCACCAGCAGCTCCAGCGGCGTGCTGAAGTCCAGCTCCACGTGGGCGT
The sequence above is a segment of the Auraticoccus monumenti genome. Coding sequences within it:
- a CDS encoding DUF4328 domain-containing protein gives rise to the protein MSVPPGPPPEPSEPQGRPDFVRGDGDTTGAGGWSTYPTGAEPRPYPEPRTYPEPSPYPAQPADRVQPPYRVQPPWPPAPATHQVWTPRLQPVGGLARATVVLSAVYLAVSWLATLLAFPAAARYRAADDALGVSTPYDAVSSASFFPMLAAWIVTSVWLGTARTNALTIRPGSPHQHGPAWVWLGWVVPIVSLWFPYQVVRDVWRVSGPVDRSLLGWWWGTWVGGPLVMNAAGAFVPFSGPVGSSVGALGPTALLGTAVLTVSFVLWVRIVRTITDEQERVGQEWRTGPR
- a CDS encoding GH1 family beta-glucosidase yields the protein MTTFPADFVWGTATASYQIEGAVAEDGRRPSTWDTFARTPGKVWNGDTGDVACDHYHRFAEDVAIMADLGVDAYRFSVAWPRVVPEGTGAVNQAGLDFYRRVAETCLEHGVQPYVTLYHWDLPQPLEDAGGWLSRSTAEAFAEYARITHEALGDVIGSWITLNEPWCSALLGYAAGVHAPGQQLGTRSLEAAHHLLLGHGLAVQAMRADGGEAPLGITLNLHAVRAASDSEADLEAARRYDGLGNRLFLDPLLRGAYPEDVLADTGTTEWFAERSDDLATIAEPIDFIGINYYSAHTVAAPEDGRFSDPSLPTPTPGSERVVTVDTGAEKTQMGWEIHPDGLVDVLAQVHALAPGLPLYVTENGSAWPDEVGPDGRVEDEDRRRYLEAHLEACREAVARGLPLKGYFCWSLLDNFEWAFGYDRRFGIVRVDYETQQRTVKRSGEFYRDFVARERG
- a CDS encoding Ldh family oxidoreductase — protein: MNEPPVDAVVVPAPVLQTFVTEAGEASGLSPAHAALLAGLLVDNDCRGVFSHGSTQLTTYSRLLREGRLNPDAEPAVVRETPTSLLVDGDGGLGYFAAHLGTRLLVERAREQGIAVLLTRDHGHFGAAGLYSRMTLEHDLLTFVTSGHQLDLQPGSPVFAAGGGSPMSFSAPTQDEDPVVLDFGAMHDLYDDSPHRDQISRDAPGLALRAIGLGAVCQAWGGVLAGVPLDPARARRRWAGANQGSLVISFRIDLFSDPADFRREMDAYVRAVRALSPLPGLDASLLPGGPEAQRERRFRAEGVPVGPEHRDRLRETAAELGLTAPC
- a CDS encoding rhodanese-like domain-containing protein; the protein is MDVPTVTIDQIPEDARLLDVREDDEWAAGHAERAQHLPMTELAERYGELPPEEEVYVICRSGGRSARVTAWLNQNGFTATNVAGGMGEWQERGLPLVGEGDTPHVI
- a CDS encoding TlpA family protein disulfide reductase; this encodes MRVRPGDRRQGRVRLGGLLGAVLAVALLLTGCTTSGVQRGSNPPGTPTVAPGPPGSNGAEVDAARVAAGIADCPATDASAAPVEDGLPAITLPCLGGAGEVDLSRLRGQPVMVNVWASWCAPCRAEAPYLAEVAGQTEDELLTLGLLYQENDKLAAVDLAAGTGQRYAHLVDDERAIQVPLRVLGPPMTFFVTADGRLVHTHVGPFADADQLRGLLAEHLGVTA
- the nth gene encoding endonuclease III, with product MPAAPRTETPVALTRRARAMNRALAEQYPDAHVELDFSTPLELLVATVLSAQSTDKRVNTVTPTLFARYPDAVAYAGADQAELEELIKPTGFFRAKSTALIKLGAALVADFDGEVPGRLEQLVTLPGVGRKTANVVLGNAFGVPGITVDTHFARLVGRFGWTAETDPVKIEHAVAALFPRKDWTMLCHHVIWHGRRRCHARNPACGACPLARWCPSFGEGPTDPAAAAKLVREPRG